The following coding sequences are from one Armatimonadota bacterium window:
- a CDS encoding DUF1697 domain-containing protein has translation MTYFAFLRAINVSGTRKIGMADLRQWMTDLGYGEAKTLLQTGNLVFDGGSRSPRETEVFLRDECEKRLGLSTEFFVRTADELSAIIAGNPFRREAADDPSHLLVLFGGGTATPEQEDSLRARIKGREYFQSSGCDYYFVYPDGIGESKLTIKIIERELGVSVTGRNWNTVLKLGAMI, from the coding sequence GTGACGTATTTCGCGTTTCTTCGCGCCATCAACGTTTCGGGAACCCGGAAGATCGGGATGGCCGACCTTCGGCAGTGGATGACGGACCTGGGGTACGGCGAAGCCAAGACACTGTTGCAGACGGGGAATCTCGTTTTTGATGGCGGGAGTCGGTCGCCGCGTGAGACCGAGGTCTTTCTGCGCGACGAGTGTGAGAAGCGGCTTGGGTTGAGCACGGAGTTCTTCGTCCGGACAGCGGACGAGTTGTCGGCGATCATCGCGGGGAATCCGTTCCGACGCGAGGCGGCGGATGATCCGAGCCACTTGCTGGTTTTGTTTGGCGGCGGGACGGCGACGCCCGAGCAGGAGGATTCACTGCGGGCGCGGATCAAGGGACGTGAGTACTTTCAGAGTTCGGGTTGCGATTACTATTTCGTGTATCCAGACGGGATTGGGGAGTCGAAATTGACGATCAAGATCATCGAGCGGGAGCTTGGGGTATCAGTGACGGGTCGGAATTGGAATACGGTTTTGAAGCTGGGCGCGATGATTTGA
- a CDS encoding SAM-dependent methyltransferase, which translates to MTEAVRSASSFRDPSGFVFQRDGVLYRQINQSAAADFELLVSSGLQNELTDAGLVVAVEEADLSLAVTPEAAKVIRPARIPFVSYPYEWSFSQLKDAALLTLEVMRRALGKGMSLKDASAYNVQFVGTRPVLIDTLSFEPYVEGEPWVAYKQFCQHFLAPLALMSHVDIRLGSLLQTNIDGIPLDLASNLLPGKTKFQPGLLTHIHLHAKAQSHDGGGKTSDRKPTISKTSLLALVDNLKGTVSGLTWKPAGTEWADYYANTNYSKESLSRKAELVASFLAKVPGDAQTCWDLGANNGEFSRLAAARSLYTIAWDIDPAAVEQAYLACKSSKADHLLPLLQDLRNPSTDLGWAGAERDSLQSRGPADVVLALALVHHLAIGNNVPLDRLADFFAQVGRWLIVEFVPKEDSQVQRMLVARKYIFTSYDLSGFEQAFQRRFETVEKQEIEGTCRTLFLMRRI; encoded by the coding sequence ATGACGGAAGCCGTTCGCTCGGCATCATCCTTCCGCGACCCTAGCGGGTTTGTTTTCCAAAGGGATGGTGTCCTGTATCGTCAGATCAATCAGTCCGCCGCAGCGGACTTTGAACTCCTTGTTTCGTCCGGCCTGCAAAACGAGCTGACCGACGCAGGTCTCGTGGTCGCCGTAGAAGAAGCCGACCTCAGTCTGGCGGTCACGCCTGAAGCGGCAAAGGTCATCCGCCCTGCCCGCATTCCCTTCGTCTCCTATCCCTACGAGTGGTCATTCAGCCAGTTAAAGGACGCTGCTCTCCTCACCCTCGAGGTCATGCGCCGTGCACTCGGCAAAGGCATGTCCCTCAAGGACGCCAGCGCCTATAACGTCCAGTTCGTTGGGACGCGGCCGGTCCTTATCGACACCCTCTCGTTCGAGCCGTATGTCGAAGGTGAACCTTGGGTGGCCTATAAGCAGTTCTGCCAACATTTTCTCGCCCCACTGGCTCTGATGTCCCACGTCGATATCCGACTCGGAAGCCTCCTGCAGACGAACATCGACGGAATCCCGCTCGACCTCGCTTCAAACCTTCTCCCCGGCAAAACCAAATTTCAGCCTGGCCTGCTGACTCATATCCATCTGCACGCCAAGGCTCAATCTCACGATGGCGGCGGAAAAACGTCTGACCGCAAGCCAACTATTTCGAAGACTAGCTTGCTCGCCCTGGTGGACAACCTCAAAGGCACGGTTTCTGGTCTCACTTGGAAGCCCGCTGGCACCGAATGGGCCGACTATTACGCCAACACCAACTATTCCAAAGAGAGCCTGTCTCGCAAGGCCGAACTCGTCGCGTCGTTCTTGGCCAAAGTCCCCGGCGATGCCCAAACCTGCTGGGACCTCGGCGCCAATAACGGAGAATTCAGCCGCCTCGCCGCCGCCCGAAGCCTATACACCATCGCCTGGGATATCGATCCCGCCGCCGTCGAACAGGCATACCTCGCCTGCAAATCCAGTAAAGCCGATCATCTGCTTCCGCTTCTCCAAGACCTCCGCAACCCCTCGACCGATCTCGGTTGGGCCGGAGCCGAGCGTGATTCGCTCCAGTCCCGTGGCCCCGCCGACGTCGTCCTCGCTCTCGCCCTGGTCCACCATCTCGCCATCGGCAATAACGTCCCCCTCGATCGCCTCGCCGATTTCTTCGCCCAGGTCGGTCGTTGGCTGATCGTTGAGTTCGTCCCCAAAGAAGACTCCCAGGTCCAGCGGATGCTCGTCGCCCGCAAATACATCTTTACAAGCTACGACCTTTCCGGTTTCGAACAAGCCTTCCAGCGCCGATTCGAAACGGTCGAAAAACAAGAAATCGAGGGCACTTGCCGCACCCTCTTCCTTATGCGAAGGATCTGA
- a CDS encoding polyketide cyclase encodes MISTPIETTASNDYHFVTRWRFEATREEIYEILGDPLGLPRWWSEVYLKVEEVQPGDEDGLGRVIALHTKGWLPYTLKWQFRVTHAARPSGFSLVATGDFVGTGEWTFIQDGDEVEVVYDWRIRAEKPFIRRLSWLLKPVFSANHHWAMNKGEAALRRELVRIRDMKRHADSIFVGR; translated from the coding sequence ATGATTTCAACACCGATCGAGACGACAGCCAGCAACGACTACCACTTCGTGACCCGCTGGCGCTTTGAAGCCACGCGCGAAGAGATTTATGAGATTCTGGGCGACCCGCTGGGCTTGCCGCGCTGGTGGTCAGAGGTTTACCTGAAGGTCGAAGAGGTTCAGCCAGGCGATGAGGACGGGTTGGGGCGGGTGATCGCGCTCCACACCAAGGGCTGGCTTCCTTACACCTTGAAGTGGCAGTTCCGAGTCACGCATGCAGCGCGTCCAAGTGGCTTTTCGTTGGTGGCCACGGGTGATTTTGTGGGCACCGGCGAGTGGACGTTCATTCAAGACGGTGACGAAGTGGAGGTCGTTTATGACTGGCGGATCCGGGCAGAAAAACCGTTCATCCGGCGGTTGTCTTGGTTGTTGAAGCCGGTATTTTCGGCCAATCACCACTGGGCGATGAACAAGGGCGAGGCGGCCTTGCGACGAGAGTTGGTGCGCATTCGTGACATGAAGCGCCATGCGGATAGCATCTTCGTCGGACGCTGA
- a CDS encoding HAD-IA family hydrolase yields MTRVRFAPVSHDSIVFDLDGTLWDTCEPCAIAWNNVLRAEGIPYRTIIAEDVRVVTGRPHEECIRRTFTDLSEEQIQRISDATMVEDNRVIAEVGGVLYPGVRDGLFRLRERYPLFIVSNCQSGYIETFLRLNELEELFSDIECWGNTGNPKGDNLRDLMARNDLTSPMMIGDAEGDETAARQCGVPYGFVEYGFGTCTSPDYRFASFADLCAHFLG; encoded by the coding sequence ATGACAAGGGTACGCTTTGCCCCTGTGAGCCACGACTCCATCGTTTTTGACCTCGATGGAACCCTTTGGGACACCTGCGAACCCTGCGCCATCGCCTGGAACAACGTCTTGCGGGCCGAGGGGATTCCGTACCGAACGATCATTGCGGAGGATGTCCGGGTGGTGACGGGCCGTCCGCACGAGGAGTGCATTCGCCGAACCTTTACGGACCTTAGCGAAGAGCAGATTCAGCGCATCTCGGACGCGACGATGGTCGAGGACAATCGGGTCATCGCCGAAGTTGGCGGGGTGCTGTATCCAGGCGTGCGAGACGGTCTGTTTCGATTGCGGGAGCGGTATCCGCTATTCATTGTGAGCAACTGTCAATCGGGCTACATCGAGACGTTTCTGCGGCTGAACGAATTGGAAGAGCTGTTCTCGGACATCGAGTGCTGGGGTAACACGGGGAATCCAAAAGGAGACAATCTACGCGACCTGATGGCGCGGAACGATTTGACCTCGCCGATGATGATCGGGGATGCCGAGGGCGACGAGACAGCGGCGCGGCAATGCGGCGTGCCGTACGGGTTTGTGGAGTATGGCTTCGGCACGTGCACTTCGCCAGACTATCGATTTGCCTCGTTCGCTGATCTGTGCGCCCACTTTTTGGGTTAG